The Fusobacterium sp. DD2 nucleotide sequence GTGCTACTATTATAGATTTAACATTTGATATAGCAGCTTCTAATATCTCATCAAATCCCTTTTTTTCCACAACCATCGCTATAGCAGCAGCAGCTACTGTCGCTATTGGGGCTGCAATCAGAGCATCAAATCCCCCTATCATCAAACACGCCAAAACACCAACCGGTAACAATTTAATTAATTCAATCATTTCTTCCTCCTCAAAACCATAATATTATAAAAAAATCACAGTTTAGAGTACTAAACTGTGATATCATCAAATTTCATATATTATGTAAAAGAAACAATTATACAAAAAGATAGTCACAAAATAGCACTCCATTGACTTTCATCAATGACAGTAATACAGATATTTTCTGAATTACCAACGAAAAAGTTTTACATTCTTTTCCATTTCGGCAAAATCCCCTTTCATTTTGTATCAACACCTGTCGGCTCCTCAAAATTACTAATGTTTTCTGCGCCTCTATTTTTCTATACTTGAGATTATAGTAAAAATTCACACAATTGTAAAATATATATTATATATAGTTCCGTTCTTTATCATTTATTACCATATATAATTTGCTGCTTCTGTAAACCCTGAAGATGTAGAGAAATACTTGGCATCTATAGGTTTTCCGTTATATAAAAGAACCTCTCCCTCAGTCATTTCAATAGCTTTATTTGCATCATCATTTTCTACCTGATTATTATAAACTTGACTTTCAGTTGTATCTTTTACATGGAATCCATCTTTAGCATATCTATCTTTTATATAGTCACTAAGAGCATAAGTTCTAGCTGCTACAGCTTGAGCTTTTAATGCCTCAAGTCCAAAAGATTGTGGCATTTCACTTGGAACTACCTGTTTTAAATAATCCTCAATCTTAACTATATTTATTATTCTCATAGCACGTGAATTTGTACTAGATGGTTTTACTACTAAATCCCCTCTATAACGTGGTGAGAAAGTATGCATTCTCTTTAATCCATCTATTGTAATATAATATCCATATGCTGTTATCTCTAAAGGTCTGATAGTTTTTACTCTGTGTTTTCCATTGACACTTACCCACAATCTATTTCCTTTATTTACAATTACAACATTTTGTTTTGCTGGGACATCAATCTTAAATCCTGCTCCATCAATTCTCATTTTTCCATTACTTACAAGTACAACTCTACTGTGATCAAGCCATCCAGTATATGTTGTAATTCCAACATTTATTGTCTTTCCAATTCCTTTTAATGAATACATATTCTTTATTTTAGTATTTGGATAAGATTTATGTAGTATCTTATCATATTTATACCCATGGTTTTTAGCTAAGTCAAAAGCTGCAAATTGTGGCATTCCTACTCCATGACCATTTCCACCACCATAGATAGTTACATTTTTTCCACTTGTTTCAATAGCAAAATATCCTGAAGGTAAAAGACCTATATTCTTTCTCAATGGATTTGGATTATACTCTCCGCTTCCACCTTTTGCACTGTAAAGATAAATATCCCCACTATTTGTAGATTGACTATTTAAAGCAAAAAGTTTTCTCACATTTAGTTCTTTTGCAACAAGGAATCTATTTTTATTTGTTGTAACAACAATATAAGTTACAACTCCTGATCTACCTCTGGCAGCAACTTCAACATCTTTTATCTCTCCAATATCTGAAGCTGTAATTCTCTTCATGTCCCAAATTCCATCTGAAAGTGTCAATACATCTCTTGGACGTGTTCTATAAACAGCTACAAGATTGTTTTTAATAGCATTAAAAAACTCTTTTTTAGTAAGTTCTATCTTCCATCTCCAATATGGTGAATTATCTCCATATCCCTCAACTTCTAGATCTTTATAAAATTTAAGTGCCTTATCCTCATTATACTTAACAAAAAAATCGTAACCATATTTTTTCAAAGTATCATTTCTAGGAATTAAATAATCATTAGCATTCCCCTTAAAATTATCAGGTATTGGCAATTTTCTACTTTTAAAAAAACTATAGTCCAAATCATAGTTTCCACTTGCTACCTTGCTTTTCTCAACTTTTCCACTGCCAATTTTACCAGTTTCTCTAAGTCTCTCAGTAGAGCTACATGCTGTAAGTACCATCGCTACAATTATACCCACTGTCAGTTTTTTTAGTATTTTCATATTATCCATCCCTCTAATCTATTTTTAATTTGTGTTTTATAACGTATTCCCTCACCTTTTCAAGTTCTTCCTGAGTATCTACACCT carries:
- a CDS encoding SpoIID/LytB domain-containing protein — translated: MKILKKLTVGIIVAMVLTACSSTERLRETGKIGSGKVEKSKVASGNYDLDYSFFKSRKLPIPDNFKGNANDYLIPRNDTLKKYGYDFFVKYNEDKALKFYKDLEVEGYGDNSPYWRWKIELTKKEFFNAIKNNLVAVYRTRPRDVLTLSDGIWDMKRITASDIGEIKDVEVAARGRSGVVTYIVVTTNKNRFLVAKELNVRKLFALNSQSTNSGDIYLYSAKGGSGEYNPNPLRKNIGLLPSGYFAIETSGKNVTIYGGGNGHGVGMPQFAAFDLAKNHGYKYDKILHKSYPNTKIKNMYSLKGIGKTINVGITTYTGWLDHSRVVLVSNGKMRIDGAGFKIDVPAKQNVVIVNKGNRLWVSVNGKHRVKTIRPLEITAYGYYITIDGLKRMHTFSPRYRGDLVVKPSSTNSRAMRIINIVKIEDYLKQVVPSEMPQSFGLEALKAQAVAARTYALSDYIKDRYAKDGFHVKDTTESQVYNNQVENDDANKAIEMTEGEVLLYNGKPIDAKYFSTSSGFTEAANYIW